TTGATTAAGCTTAACAGCTGGTGTGCACCTTGCTCACTGATCTTTTCAATCGGACGCTTCACTGTGGTCAGCGAAGGATTCGCATAGAGTGAAAAACCTATATCGTCAAAGCCCACAATGGAGACATCATTCGGTACCTGCAGCCCTCGCTCGAATACGTTTTTCATAGCCCCGATAGCCATATCATCATTGGAGCAAAATACAGCCGTCGGAGGTCTCTCCAAATCCAGTAGCTCGCTCATCGCCTTATATCCACTTTGCATATCATAATTACCACGGATCATAAAGTCGTTACGGACAGGAATATTATGGTCAATCAGAGCTTTTATAAAACCGTCTCGCCGCTCCTGCGTGGATTTAAAGCCCTCGACGCCTTCAATGATCGCAATGTCTTGATGTCCGGATTCAATCAGGTGTTTGCCTGCATTATAAGCGCCTTCCCGGTCATTGGAGATGATGTTGATAATGGAGCGGTCATCAATCTGCCTATTCAACACAACGATTGGAATGCCTTGCTGAACTACATGATAAATGAATTTATTATCTGCTTCACTTTGGCTCATAAGAATAATTCCGTCAAAGCGTTTACGATGAATAGAGGAATACTCAGTATAATCGTCGATCCCGCGGATGAACAGATTATACTCTACATCTATGACACTATTCACACCACGAATCGTATCAGAAAAGAAACCAGATGTGGTGCCCTTGGCAATACTCGTGAAGAACAGACCAATGGTATAAGATCGCTGCATCACAAGGCTTTTGGCATTGTAATTAGGGACGTAACCCACTTGCGCAGCGATCTCGGCAATTTTTTTACGTGTGACTTCTTTAATTAGGGGACTGTTGTTAAGTGCTCTCGATACAGTTGTATGTGAAACATTCGCCAGCTTGGCGATATCCTTGATTGTAGGTGCCATGGGTCAACCTTCCTTATCAAACGGGTTTGGCTCTTCCATGTAAGGATATCATAACGATTACCTAGTCACCAATGCCTGTTTCGAGAAATTGAAATAATGATCAGCGTTATTGTAACAGATATTCTTGATCATGCCGCCCAGTAAATCCAAATCATCCGGAGCTTCTCCGGTTTCTACCCAAGAACCTACAAGATCGCACAGGATTCTTCTAAAGTATTCATGTCTGGTATACGATAAAAAGCTTCTGGAGTCGGTTAACATTCCGACAAATTGGCTAAGTACGCCGAGATTAGCGAGCGTCTTCATCTGTTCCAGCATGCCGTCCTTGTTATCGTTGAACCACCATGCAGTTCCGAATTGAATTTTCCCTGGAATACCGCCCCCTTGGAAGCAGCCCATTAAGCCAGCAATGACATGATTATCATTCGGATTCAGGGAGTACAAAATGGTCTTAGGTAGTGCGTTCTCACGATCCAGCGCATCTAGCAGCCCTGACAGAGGCTTAGCGATCACGCCGTCATTAATGGAATCATAGCCGGTATCAGGACCTAGTCGTCCCAACATTACACTGTTATTATTGCGTAGCGCATGGATATGGAATTGCATCGCCCAATCAAGCTCACTGTACAATTTGCCTAGAAACACAAGTGTGAATCCTTTAAATTTCTTTTCCTCACTCTCGCTCACAGCACCGTCTCGAAGCGCTTTGGCGAATATCGCTGTAGCTTCCTCCAAGGTTGCAGGCTCAAACATTACTGCATCCAAAGCATGATCAGACACACGGCCAGCTCTGGCATGGAAGTATCTTACTCTGCTCTCCAGCGCTTCAAGAAACTGTCCATAATTTTCAACAGCCATTCCCGAAACCTCGCTAAGCTGAGCTACCCAAGGTTTAAAAGTTGGACGATTGATTTCAAGGGCTTTATCTGGACGAAATCCCGGAACAACGCTGGCATCAAATCCACTCAAGCTGCTGATTTTTTCGTGGTATTCCAAATTATCTACAGGATCATCGGTGGTGCATACGACGGTCACCTTCGATTTAGTGATTAAATCTCTCGCTCCATACCCTTCACCTTGTAGCTGTCTGTTCACTTCATCCCATATTTTCAGTGCGTTAGCTTCATTCAGCAAATCATATACACCGAAGAAACGCTGCAATTCCAGATGCGTCCAATGATAGAGCGGATTACCGATAATCATAGGAACGGTTCTAGCCCATGCCAAGAACTTATCATAGTCACTGGCATCACCCGTAATGAACTTTTCATCTACACCATTTGCCCGCATCACTCTCCATTTATAATGGTCGCCATACAGCCAAGCTTCGGTAATATTGTTGAACGTCTTGTTCTCATAAATCTCTTTTGGACTGAGGTGGCAATGATAATCGATAATCGGCATGTCTTTCGCATAATTATGAAACAGCTGAATCGCTGTCTCACTGGACAACAAGAAGTTCTCATCCATGAATTTTCTGCTCATGAGGTTTGCTACTCTCCTTTAAGATCAAAATGGGATTGATACAAAGAGTTTAACGTGAACATTTAGTTGATTACTGGACTTCATCATAATTGATATTGTAAACTTCGACTGAATGTAGAAATGTAGTGAAATGAAAATTGTTCACGTTAACATTATATTCTTATTGTAAACGTATTTTTAAAATGCGCAAGTCCTTTTCGAAGGACATTGTTACAGTTATTTAAACATCACCTAGCATTCTGTCACAAGCATAAACGCCTTCAGCGTGCTTATAAGGACGGCAAGCATTATATTTCAAAAAAGCAGGCGACCCTTTAGAACAAGGGTCGCCTGCTTGAAGTCATTCCGATTAAATTTAGCGATAAATTAACTATCCAGTGTTTCGCTCCAGTCATGCACCATTGTGCCTTCAAGATATTTCTCAGCGTCCATTGCTGCCATACAGCCGGTGCCTGCTGCAGAAATGGCTTGACGGTAGCGGGTATCCTGTACGTCACCACAAGCAAATACGCCCGGTATGTTCGTTTCTGTAGTTCCAGGATTCACCACGATATAACCGTTGGTATCCGTCGTTATTTGACCGCCCAAGAATCCGGTATTCGGCGTATGGCCGATTGCGACAAACACTCCGTCCGCTTCGATGAGTTCTTCAAGCCCAGTCTCATTGTTGCGAACCGTCAGCCCTTTAACTCCAGACTCGCCGGTTGTAACTTCAAGCGGTGTACGATTAAGTGCCCACGCTACCTTACTGTTGTCACGTGCACGATCCTGCATAATCTTCGAAGCTCTGAGCTCATCACGACGGTGAACCACGGTTACGCTGGAAGCGAATCTTGTTAAAAAGCTAGCTTCCTCCATCGCGGAGTCTCCTCCACCGACCACAATAATCTTCTTGTTACGGAAGAAGAAGCCGTCACAAGTAGCACAAGTGCTGACCCCACGGCCTACATTATCCTGCTCCCCTGGTATTCCTAAATATCTGGCAGAAGCACCTGTAGAGATAATTACCGACTCTGCCTCTAATACACCCAATCCATCTACTGTCACTTTAAAAGGACGCTGTGAGAAATCCACTGAATCCACCCAACCATTCTTGAATTCAGCACCAAAGCGTTCAGCCTGCTTGCGCATGTTGTCCATTAAATCCGGACCGAGAATCCCCTCAGGAAAGCCTGGAAAGTTCTCCACTTCCGTTGTCGTTGTCAGTTGTCCACCTGGCTGCATTCCTT
This window of the Paenibacillus sp. FSL R10-2734 genome carries:
- a CDS encoding LacI family DNA-binding transcriptional regulator, with amino-acid sequence MAPTIKDIAKLANVSHTTVSRALNNSPLIKEVTRKKIAEIAAQVGYVPNYNAKSLVMQRSYTIGLFFTSIAKGTTSGFFSDTIRGVNSVIDVEYNLFIRGIDDYTEYSSIHRKRFDGIILMSQSEADNKFIYHVVQQGIPIVVLNRQIDDRSIINIISNDREGAYNAGKHLIESGHQDIAIIEGVEGFKSTQERRDGFIKALIDHNIPVRNDFMIRGNYDMQSGYKAMSELLDLERPPTAVFCSNDDMAIGAMKNVFERGLQVPNDVSIVGFDDIGFSLYANPSLTTVKRPIEKISEQGAHQLLSLIKEPTEKDGPISIETEFIERESVRKLQK
- the uxaC gene encoding glucuronate isomerase; translated protein: MSRKFMDENFLLSSETAIQLFHNYAKDMPIIDYHCHLSPKEIYENKTFNNITEAWLYGDHYKWRVMRANGVDEKFITGDASDYDKFLAWARTVPMIIGNPLYHWTHLELQRFFGVYDLLNEANALKIWDEVNRQLQGEGYGARDLITKSKVTVVCTTDDPVDNLEYHEKISSLSGFDASVVPGFRPDKALEINRPTFKPWVAQLSEVSGMAVENYGQFLEALESRVRYFHARAGRVSDHALDAVMFEPATLEEATAIFAKALRDGAVSESEEKKFKGFTLVFLGKLYSELDWAMQFHIHALRNNNSVMLGRLGPDTGYDSINDGVIAKPLSGLLDALDRENALPKTILYSLNPNDNHVIAGLMGCFQGGGIPGKIQFGTAWWFNDNKDGMLEQMKTLANLGVLSQFVGMLTDSRSFLSYTRHEYFRRILCDLVGSWVETGEAPDDLDLLGGMIKNICYNNADHYFNFSKQALVTR
- the trxB gene encoding thioredoxin-disulfide reductase, whose translation is MYKTIVIGTGPAGLTAAIYLARANLNPLVIEGMQPGGQLTTTTEVENFPGFPEGILGPDLMDNMRKQAERFGAEFKNGWVDSVDFSQRPFKVTVDGLGVLEAESVIISTGASARYLGIPGEQDNVGRGVSTCATCDGFFFRNKKIIVVGGGDSAMEEASFLTRFASSVTVVHRRDELRASKIMQDRARDNSKVAWALNRTPLEVTTGESGVKGLTVRNNETGLEELIEADGVFVAIGHTPNTGFLGGQITTDTNGYIVVNPGTTETNIPGVFACGDVQDTRYRQAISAAGTGCMAAMDAEKYLEGTMVHDWSETLDS